AAAGAGAAACGCAGTGAGTACCGAAAGTTAATCGAACAAGTGATAGAAGACGGGAAGAAAACGGGGTATTTTCGAAAAGAAATTTCTACAACAATCACAACAATGGCAATTATCGGATTAGTGAATTGGACGTATAAATGGTATCGACAAAATGGATCACTAACAATGGAACAAATAACCTTGTATTTTAATGATTTAATACTTAGAGGAATTGTAACACCAAAAGGTTATGAAGAAGCAAGTTCACACCAGTTGTTACTTCAAGGTTATCAGAACTAAATCCGTTTTTTTTAATATGAATACAAACCGACTAGTCGGTACCGGAAAGTTACAGAAAAAGGAGGAATTATAGATGAATTTTGAATTAACGAAAGAACAGCAAATGATCCGTGATATGGTCCGCGATTTTGCAAAGGCTGAAATCGAACCATATGCACGTGAACTTGATGAAACACATACTTTCAGAAAAGAGAGCTTTGACAAAATGGCTGAGTTAGGTCTTTTCGGAATTCCGTTCCCAGAACAGTATGGCGGCTCAGGTGGAGACACAATTTCATATGCGTTAGCAGTTGAAGAAATAGGACGTGCTTGTGGGGGAACAGGATTAAGTTATGCAGCAGCAGTAAGTTTAGGTGCAACGCCTTTTTATAATTTTGGTACCGAAGAGCAAAAACAAGAATTTTTAGTACCCATGGCGCAAGGAGAAACGCTAGGATCATTTGGTTTAACAGAGCCAAATGCTGGTTCTGATGCTGGTGGTACAAAAACAAAAGCTTACTTAGATGGTGATGAATGGGTAATCAATGGGGAGAAATGTTGGATTACCAATGCATCTTATGCTCGCCAAATAGTTGTTACAGCTGTGACAGGTCAAAATGAAAAAGGGAAAAACATTATTACAGCCATTATTGTCCCTACGAATACTCCTGGAGTAAAAATTCGTTCTGATTATAAAAAGATGGGCGTTCGTGCATCCAATACATGTGAAATCATCCTTGAGAATGTCCGTGTCCCAAAAGAAAATGTATTAGGTGATGAGAAAAAAGGCTTTGGCCAGTTTTTAAACACATTAGATGGTGGACGCATTTCTATTGCAGCATTATCTGTTGGAATTGCACAAGCAGCATTTGATAAAGCACTGGCCTACTCAAAAGAGCGTAAACAATTTGGCCAGTCTATTTCAAAATTCCAAGGAATAAGCTTTAAATTAGCGGACATGGCAATGGAAATTGAATTAGCGCGCAATATGGTTATGAAGGCAGCGTGGTTAAAGGATCATGGTAAGCCATTTAAAAAAGAAGCGGCATTCGCAAAATTGTTTGCTTCTGAAATGGGCTTTAGAACATGTAATCAAGCGATTCAAATTCATGGGGGATCAGGTTATATGGCAGAATACGATGTAGAACGTCATTTACGTGATATTAAGTTAATGGAAATTGGCGAAGGAACTTCCGAGATTCAAAGAGTTGTCATTTCTCGTATTTTAGGTTGCTAGTTTTAGAACAAATGAATACTAGGAGGAAATTTGCATGGCAGAACTTGTTTATCAAACGATTGGCGAGCTATTGGAAGAAAAAGTGGTATTAAATCCTGACAGAGAAGCACTTGTTTATACGGATCGTGATTTGAGGATGACATATGAACAGTTTAACCAACATGCTGATGAGGTGGCCAAAGCTCTGATGGCAATCGGCCTAGAAAAAGGTGACCATTTTGCCGTTTGGACGACTAATGTGCCAGAGTGGCCAGGATTACAATTTGGATCTGGAAAGATGGGAGCTCCACTTGTAACCGTTAATACAAATTATCGTGCTACAGAGCTTGAGTATTTACTAAAACAATCTGATTCACGAGCAATTGTGTTAATTGATCAATTTCGTGATTATTCGTTTATCGAAACACTTTATGAAATATGTCCTGAATTATCAACAAGCCAGCCTGGGCAACTTGAAAGTGCTCGTTTACCACTTTTAAAAACCGTGATCGTAATAAGTGAAAATCATTATCCAGGTACATTTAGTTATGATGAGTTTCTTTCAAATGGTCAAAAAACTTCTGATGAACAACTAACCGAGCGTAAAAAGTCCTTATCCTATGAAGATGTTATAAATATTCAATATACATCTGGTACAACCGGTTTCCCTAAAGGTGTCATGTTACGTCATTCTAATTTAATCAATAATGCGATTAATATTGCAGAGTGTATGAAGTTAACAAGTGAAGACAAGCTTTGTATTCCAGTACCATTTTTCCATTGTTTTGGTTGTGTAATTGGAACATTAGCCATCGTTTCTGTTGGCGGAACAATGGTACCAGTGCAGGAGTTCAATGCAGAAGAAGTATTGCGTACTGTTGAAAAAGAAAAATGTACAGCTTTACACGGAGTACCAACGATGTTCATTACTGAGTTGAATTTACCGAATATTCGAAATTATGATTTATCGTCTCTACGGACGGGAGTAATGGCAGGATCCAATTGTCCAATCGAAGTGATGAAAGATGTTATGAATGTCATGGGGATGAGTGATATTACCATATGTTATGGTCAAACGGAATCATCACCTGTATTAACACAAACACGAACAGAAGATCCAATTCATTTGAAAGTTGAAACAGTAGGTCGTGCCTTGCCGAATGTTGAAGTTAAAATAATGGAACCAGGAACAAACATTGAATTACCTCGTGGTATGCAAGGTGAGATTTGTGCACGAGGCTATGTTGTAATGAAAGGCTATTACAATAA
This window of the Rummeliibacillus pycnus genome carries:
- a CDS encoding acyl-CoA dehydrogenase family protein; this translates as MNFELTKEQQMIRDMVRDFAKAEIEPYARELDETHTFRKESFDKMAELGLFGIPFPEQYGGSGGDTISYALAVEEIGRACGGTGLSYAAAVSLGATPFYNFGTEEQKQEFLVPMAQGETLGSFGLTEPNAGSDAGGTKTKAYLDGDEWVINGEKCWITNASYARQIVVTAVTGQNEKGKNIITAIIVPTNTPGVKIRSDYKKMGVRASNTCEIILENVRVPKENVLGDEKKGFGQFLNTLDGGRISIAALSVGIAQAAFDKALAYSKERKQFGQSISKFQGISFKLADMAMEIELARNMVMKAAWLKDHGKPFKKEAAFAKLFASEMGFRTCNQAIQIHGGSGYMAEYDVERHLRDIKLMEIGEGTSEIQRVVISRILGC
- a CDS encoding AMP-binding protein; translation: MAELVYQTIGELLEEKVVLNPDREALVYTDRDLRMTYEQFNQHADEVAKALMAIGLEKGDHFAVWTTNVPEWPGLQFGSGKMGAPLVTVNTNYRATELEYLLKQSDSRAIVLIDQFRDYSFIETLYEICPELSTSQPGQLESARLPLLKTVIVISENHYPGTFSYDEFLSNGQKTSDEQLTERKKSLSYEDVINIQYTSGTTGFPKGVMLRHSNLINNAINIAECMKLTSEDKLCIPVPFFHCFGCVIGTLAIVSVGGTMVPVQEFNAEEVLRTVEKEKCTALHGVPTMFITELNLPNIRNYDLSSLRTGVMAGSNCPIEVMKDVMNVMGMSDITICYGQTESSPVLTQTRTEDPIHLKVETVGRALPNVEVKIMEPGTNIELPRGMQGEICARGYVVMKGYYNNPDATREAIDEDDWLHTGDLGTMDDNGYVRVTGRLKDMFIRGGENIYPREIEEFLYQYPKVQDVQVVGVPDEKYGEEAAAWIILKDGQTSSEEEIRAFCDGKISRHKIPRYIYFVNEYPMTASGKIQKFKLREQFQGFTKSLK